From the Sebastes fasciatus isolate fSebFas1 chromosome 3, fSebFas1.pri, whole genome shotgun sequence genome, one window contains:
- the ldb1b gene encoding LIM domain-binding protein 1b isoform X2 translates to MSVGGCACPGCSSKSFKLYSPKEPPNGSTFPPFHPGTMLDRDVGPTPMYPPTYLEPGIGRHTPYGNQTDYRIFELNKRLQNWTEECDNLWWDAFTTEFFEDDAMLTITFCLEDGPKRYTIGRTLIPRYFRSIFEGGATELYYVLKHPKESFHNNFVSLDCDQCTMVTQNGKPMFTQVCVEGRLYLEFMFDDMMRIKTWHFSIRQHRELIPRSILAMHAQDPQMLDQLSKNITRCGLSNSTLNYLRLCVILEPMQELMSRHKTYSLSPRDCLKTCLFQKWQRMVAPPAEPSRQAPNKRRKRKMSGGSTISGGGGTNNNNNNKKKSPGSGFPLSSQVPDVMVVGEPTLMGGEFGDEDERLITRLENTQFDAANGIDDEDSFNNSPALGSNSPWNNKAPSSQESKSDNPTSQASQ, encoded by the exons GCTGTTCCTCCAAGTCCTTCAAGCTGTACTCCCCGAAGGAGCCCCCAAACGGTAGCACTTTTCCCCCTTTCCACCCCGGCACCATGCTGGACAGAGACGTGGG TCCCACCCCGATGTATCCTCCCACATACTTGGAGCCCGGAATAGG GAGGCACACACCATATGGCAACCAGACAGACTACAGAATATTTGAACTCAACAAACGGCTACAGAACTGGACAGAG GAGTGTGATAACCTGTGGTGGGATGCATTTACTACAGAGTTCTTTGAAGATGATGCCATGTTGACCATTACTTTCTGTCTGGAGGACGGACCCAAACGTTACA CAATTGGCCGGACGTTGATTCCGAGGTACTTCCGGAGTATATTCGAGGGCGGTGCCACTGAGCTCTACTATGTGCTGAAACATCCCAAGGAGTCCTTCCACAATAACTTTGTCTCCCTCGACTGTGATCAGTGCACCATGGTCACCCAGAATGGAAAGCCCATGTTCACACAG GTGTGTGTAGAAGGGCGCTTATACCTGGAGTTCATGTTTGACGACATGATGAGGATAAAGACGTGGCACTTCAGCATCAGACAACACCGTGAACTCATCCCCCGCAGTATACTGGCCATGCAT GCCCAGGACCCACAGATGCTGGACCAGCTGTCCAAAAACATAACAAGATGTGGCCTGTCGAACTCCACCCTTAACTACCTCCGA CTGTGTGTGATTCTGGAGCCCATGCAGGAGCTGATGTCCAGACACAAGACATACAGCCTCAGCCCCAGAGACTGCCTCAAGACCTGCCTCTTCCAGAAATGGCAGAGGATGGTGGCACCACCAG CTGAGCCATCAAGACAGGCGCCAAACAAACGGCGGAAGCGTAAGATGTCCGGTGGCAGCACCAtcagcggaggaggaggaactaataacaacaacaacaacaaaaagaagagCCCAGGCAGTGGCTTCCCTCTGTCCAGCCAAGTTCCA GACGTGATGGTGGTGGGAGAGCCCACACTGATGGGAGGGGAGTTCGGTGACGAAGACGAGCGTCTGATCACACGGCTGGAGAACACGCAGTTCGACGCGGCCAACGGCATAGACGACGAGGACAGCTTCAACAACTCTCCGGCGCTTGGCTCCAACTCGCCCTGGAACAACAAGGCCCCCTCCAGCCAGGAGAGCAAGAGCGACAACCCCACCTCACAGGCATCGCAGTAG
- the ldb1b gene encoding LIM domain-binding protein 1b isoform X1 — protein MAMSEQLETEGGCSSKSFKLYSPKEPPNGSTFPPFHPGTMLDRDVGPTPMYPPTYLEPGIGRHTPYGNQTDYRIFELNKRLQNWTEECDNLWWDAFTTEFFEDDAMLTITFCLEDGPKRYTIGRTLIPRYFRSIFEGGATELYYVLKHPKESFHNNFVSLDCDQCTMVTQNGKPMFTQVCVEGRLYLEFMFDDMMRIKTWHFSIRQHRELIPRSILAMHAQDPQMLDQLSKNITRCGLSNSTLNYLRLCVILEPMQELMSRHKTYSLSPRDCLKTCLFQKWQRMVAPPAEPSRQAPNKRRKRKMSGGSTISGGGGTNNNNNNKKKSPGSGFPLSSQVPDVMVVGEPTLMGGEFGDEDERLITRLENTQFDAANGIDDEDSFNNSPALGSNSPWNNKAPSSQESKSDNPTSQASQ, from the exons GCTGTTCCTCCAAGTCCTTCAAGCTGTACTCCCCGAAGGAGCCCCCAAACGGTAGCACTTTTCCCCCTTTCCACCCCGGCACCATGCTGGACAGAGACGTGGG TCCCACCCCGATGTATCCTCCCACATACTTGGAGCCCGGAATAGG GAGGCACACACCATATGGCAACCAGACAGACTACAGAATATTTGAACTCAACAAACGGCTACAGAACTGGACAGAG GAGTGTGATAACCTGTGGTGGGATGCATTTACTACAGAGTTCTTTGAAGATGATGCCATGTTGACCATTACTTTCTGTCTGGAGGACGGACCCAAACGTTACA CAATTGGCCGGACGTTGATTCCGAGGTACTTCCGGAGTATATTCGAGGGCGGTGCCACTGAGCTCTACTATGTGCTGAAACATCCCAAGGAGTCCTTCCACAATAACTTTGTCTCCCTCGACTGTGATCAGTGCACCATGGTCACCCAGAATGGAAAGCCCATGTTCACACAG GTGTGTGTAGAAGGGCGCTTATACCTGGAGTTCATGTTTGACGACATGATGAGGATAAAGACGTGGCACTTCAGCATCAGACAACACCGTGAACTCATCCCCCGCAGTATACTGGCCATGCAT GCCCAGGACCCACAGATGCTGGACCAGCTGTCCAAAAACATAACAAGATGTGGCCTGTCGAACTCCACCCTTAACTACCTCCGA CTGTGTGTGATTCTGGAGCCCATGCAGGAGCTGATGTCCAGACACAAGACATACAGCCTCAGCCCCAGAGACTGCCTCAAGACCTGCCTCTTCCAGAAATGGCAGAGGATGGTGGCACCACCAG CTGAGCCATCAAGACAGGCGCCAAACAAACGGCGGAAGCGTAAGATGTCCGGTGGCAGCACCAtcagcggaggaggaggaactaataacaacaacaacaacaaaaagaagagCCCAGGCAGTGGCTTCCCTCTGTCCAGCCAAGTTCCA GACGTGATGGTGGTGGGAGAGCCCACACTGATGGGAGGGGAGTTCGGTGACGAAGACGAGCGTCTGATCACACGGCTGGAGAACACGCAGTTCGACGCGGCCAACGGCATAGACGACGAGGACAGCTTCAACAACTCTCCGGCGCTTGGCTCCAACTCGCCCTGGAACAACAAGGCCCCCTCCAGCCAGGAGAGCAAGAGCGACAACCCCACCTCACAGGCATCGCAGTAG
- the ldb1b gene encoding LIM domain-binding protein 1b isoform X3 codes for MLDRDVGPTPMYPPTYLEPGIGRHTPYGNQTDYRIFELNKRLQNWTEECDNLWWDAFTTEFFEDDAMLTITFCLEDGPKRYTIGRTLIPRYFRSIFEGGATELYYVLKHPKESFHNNFVSLDCDQCTMVTQNGKPMFTQVCVEGRLYLEFMFDDMMRIKTWHFSIRQHRELIPRSILAMHAQDPQMLDQLSKNITRCGLSNSTLNYLRLCVILEPMQELMSRHKTYSLSPRDCLKTCLFQKWQRMVAPPAEPSRQAPNKRRKRKMSGGSTISGGGGTNNNNNNKKKSPGSGFPLSSQVPDVMVVGEPTLMGGEFGDEDERLITRLENTQFDAANGIDDEDSFNNSPALGSNSPWNNKAPSSQESKSDNPTSQASQ; via the exons ATGCTGGACAGAGACGTGGG TCCCACCCCGATGTATCCTCCCACATACTTGGAGCCCGGAATAGG GAGGCACACACCATATGGCAACCAGACAGACTACAGAATATTTGAACTCAACAAACGGCTACAGAACTGGACAGAG GAGTGTGATAACCTGTGGTGGGATGCATTTACTACAGAGTTCTTTGAAGATGATGCCATGTTGACCATTACTTTCTGTCTGGAGGACGGACCCAAACGTTACA CAATTGGCCGGACGTTGATTCCGAGGTACTTCCGGAGTATATTCGAGGGCGGTGCCACTGAGCTCTACTATGTGCTGAAACATCCCAAGGAGTCCTTCCACAATAACTTTGTCTCCCTCGACTGTGATCAGTGCACCATGGTCACCCAGAATGGAAAGCCCATGTTCACACAG GTGTGTGTAGAAGGGCGCTTATACCTGGAGTTCATGTTTGACGACATGATGAGGATAAAGACGTGGCACTTCAGCATCAGACAACACCGTGAACTCATCCCCCGCAGTATACTGGCCATGCAT GCCCAGGACCCACAGATGCTGGACCAGCTGTCCAAAAACATAACAAGATGTGGCCTGTCGAACTCCACCCTTAACTACCTCCGA CTGTGTGTGATTCTGGAGCCCATGCAGGAGCTGATGTCCAGACACAAGACATACAGCCTCAGCCCCAGAGACTGCCTCAAGACCTGCCTCTTCCAGAAATGGCAGAGGATGGTGGCACCACCAG CTGAGCCATCAAGACAGGCGCCAAACAAACGGCGGAAGCGTAAGATGTCCGGTGGCAGCACCAtcagcggaggaggaggaactaataacaacaacaacaacaaaaagaagagCCCAGGCAGTGGCTTCCCTCTGTCCAGCCAAGTTCCA GACGTGATGGTGGTGGGAGAGCCCACACTGATGGGAGGGGAGTTCGGTGACGAAGACGAGCGTCTGATCACACGGCTGGAGAACACGCAGTTCGACGCGGCCAACGGCATAGACGACGAGGACAGCTTCAACAACTCTCCGGCGCTTGGCTCCAACTCGCCCTGGAACAACAAGGCCCCCTCCAGCCAGGAGAGCAAGAGCGACAACCCCACCTCACAGGCATCGCAGTAG